Proteins co-encoded in one Mastacembelus armatus chromosome 24, fMasArm1.2, whole genome shotgun sequence genomic window:
- the yy1b gene encoding transcriptional repressor protein YY1b isoform X2, with the protein MASGDTLYIETDGSEMPAEIVELHEIEVETIPVETIETTVVGGDDDDDEGQPMIALQPLVTDDPNSIHHHQEVILVQTREEVVGGDDSDLHTDGGGGFEDQILIPVPAPGVEDEYIEQTLVTVAGKSSVGRVKRGGGTGGKKAGKKSYLSGAEPGGRKWEQKQVQIKTLEGEFSVTMWASDIDHESVVEEQIVGENSPPDYSEYMTGKKLPPGGIPGIDLSDPKQLAEFARMKPRKVKEDDAPRTIACPHKGCTKMFRDNSAMRKHLHTHGPRVHVCAECGKAFVESSKLKRHQLVHTGEKPFQCTFEGCGKRFSLDFNLRTHVRIHTGDRPYVCPFDGCNKKFAQSTNLKSHILTHAKAKNNQ; encoded by the exons ATGGCATCCGGAGATACGCTGTACATCGAGACAGACGGCTCGGAGATGCCGGCCGAGATCGTGGAGCTCCACGAGATAGAGGTGGAGACGATACCGGTGGAGACTATCGAGACCACGGTGGTCGGCGGGGATGACGACGACGACGAAGGGCAGCCCATGATCGCGCTCCAGCCGCTGGTCACGGACGACCCCAACTCGATCCACCACCACCAGGAGGTGATTCTGGTCCAGACCCGGGAAGAGGTGGTCGGTGGGGATGACTCGGACTTGCACACGGACGGCGGCGGCGGCTTTGAGGACCAGATCCTCATCCCGGTACCGGCTCCCGGGGTGGAGGATGAGTACATCGAGCAGACTTTGGTAACTGTGGCCGGAAAAAGCTCGGTTGGCCGGGTGAAACGGGGAGGCGGCACCGGTGGAAAGAAAGCGGGCAAGAAGAGCTACCTGAGCGGTGCAGAGCCCGGCGGGAGGAAATGGGAGCAGAAGCAGGTGCAGATAAAGACTCTGGAGGGCGAGTTTTCTGTCACGATGTGGGCATCGG ACATTGACCATGAGTCGGTGGTGGAGGAGCAGATCGTTGGGGAGAACTCCCCTCCAGATTACTCCGAATACATGACAGGGAAGAAGTTGCCCCCTGGTGGCATCCCAGGCATCGACCTCTCAGACCCCAAACAGCTGGCTGAATTTGCCAG AATGAAACCCAGGAAAGTTAAAGAGGACGATGCTCCCCGGACAATAGCTTGCCCTCATAAA GGCTGCACAAAGATGTTCAGGGATAACTCTGCCATGAGGAAGCACCTCCACACTCACGGACCTCGCGTGCACGTCTGCGCAGAATGTGGCAAGGCCTTCGTCGAGAGCTCCAAACTCAAACGTCACCAACTTGTTCACACAGGGGAGAAGCCCTTCCAG TGTACTTTTGAGGGCTGTGGGAAAAGGTTTTCTCTGGACTTCAACCTGCGCACACACGTGCGGATCCACACTGGAGACCGACCCTATGTCTGCCCGTTCGACGGCTGCAATAAGAAGTTTGCCCAGTCAACCAATCTAAAGTCTCACATTCTCACACACGCCAAAGCCAAAAATAACCAATGA
- the yy1b gene encoding transcriptional repressor protein YY1b isoform X1, with protein sequence MASGDTLYIETDGSEMPAEIVELHEIEVETIPVETIETTVVGGDDDDDEGQPMIALQPLVTDDPNSIHHHQEVILVQTREEVVGGDDSDLHTDGGGGFEDQILIPVPAPGVEDEYIEQTLVTVAGKSSVGRVKRGGGTGGKKAGKKSYLSGAEPGGRKWEQKQVQIKTLEGEFSVTMWASDDNKDIDHESVVEEQIVGENSPPDYSEYMTGKKLPPGGIPGIDLSDPKQLAEFARMKPRKVKEDDAPRTIACPHKGCTKMFRDNSAMRKHLHTHGPRVHVCAECGKAFVESSKLKRHQLVHTGEKPFQCTFEGCGKRFSLDFNLRTHVRIHTGDRPYVCPFDGCNKKFAQSTNLKSHILTHAKAKNNQ encoded by the exons ATGGCATCCGGAGATACGCTGTACATCGAGACAGACGGCTCGGAGATGCCGGCCGAGATCGTGGAGCTCCACGAGATAGAGGTGGAGACGATACCGGTGGAGACTATCGAGACCACGGTGGTCGGCGGGGATGACGACGACGACGAAGGGCAGCCCATGATCGCGCTCCAGCCGCTGGTCACGGACGACCCCAACTCGATCCACCACCACCAGGAGGTGATTCTGGTCCAGACCCGGGAAGAGGTGGTCGGTGGGGATGACTCGGACTTGCACACGGACGGCGGCGGCGGCTTTGAGGACCAGATCCTCATCCCGGTACCGGCTCCCGGGGTGGAGGATGAGTACATCGAGCAGACTTTGGTAACTGTGGCCGGAAAAAGCTCGGTTGGCCGGGTGAAACGGGGAGGCGGCACCGGTGGAAAGAAAGCGGGCAAGAAGAGCTACCTGAGCGGTGCAGAGCCCGGCGGGAGGAAATGGGAGCAGAAGCAGGTGCAGATAAAGACTCTGGAGGGCGAGTTTTCTGTCACGATGTGGGCATCGG ATGACAATAAAGACATTGACCATGAGTCGGTGGTGGAGGAGCAGATCGTTGGGGAGAACTCCCCTCCAGATTACTCCGAATACATGACAGGGAAGAAGTTGCCCCCTGGTGGCATCCCAGGCATCGACCTCTCAGACCCCAAACAGCTGGCTGAATTTGCCAG AATGAAACCCAGGAAAGTTAAAGAGGACGATGCTCCCCGGACAATAGCTTGCCCTCATAAA GGCTGCACAAAGATGTTCAGGGATAACTCTGCCATGAGGAAGCACCTCCACACTCACGGACCTCGCGTGCACGTCTGCGCAGAATGTGGCAAGGCCTTCGTCGAGAGCTCCAAACTCAAACGTCACCAACTTGTTCACACAGGGGAGAAGCCCTTCCAG TGTACTTTTGAGGGCTGTGGGAAAAGGTTTTCTCTGGACTTCAACCTGCGCACACACGTGCGGATCCACACTGGAGACCGACCCTATGTCTGCCCGTTCGACGGCTGCAATAAGAAGTTTGCCCAGTCAACCAATCTAAAGTCTCACATTCTCACACACGCCAAAGCCAAAAATAACCAATGA